Proteins co-encoded in one Ruegeria pomeroyi DSS-3 genomic window:
- a CDS encoding PHA/PHB synthase family protein encodes MGQARLKAVNTPRELGAKTGSGGKPLTPPISLDSPKQKTGSKPYPDTGLPEFLDRALKARMARVTKGLSPAALAGAYLDWIVHLATSPGKQIELSENAYRKWLRLSRHAATCSVNSNDTAPCIEPLPQDRRFRSDAWQKWPYNLIYQSFLLNQQWWYNATTGVRGVTRQHENVMEFATRQILDMFSPSNYLLTNPEVQERTLKEGGLNLLRGFQNWLDDLDRLQSGKPPAGAKAFRPGQEVAVTPGKVVYRNHLIELIQYTPTTDTVRPEPILIVPAWIMKYYILDLSPENSMVKFLVDQGYTVFMISWRNPSAEDRDLGLDDYRKMGVVDAIGAVQGIVPDQKIHGVGYCLGGTLLSISAATMGRDGGDPFASLSYLASQIDFTEPGELQLFINESQLTFLEDMMWDHGYLDTTQMSGAFQMIGSADLVWSRSLHSYLMGDEPAMFDLLAWNADGTRMPYRMHSEYLRSLYLNNELTEGAFVVEGRPISVTDIRVPVFSVGTVKDHVAPWPSVYKMHLYLDTDLTFVLTSGGHNAGIVSEPGHRNRSYQIATARHGDRYVDPETWAAQTPKKDGSWWLEWMSWLGERSGKPVPPPAMGNALTDAPGTYVHQK; translated from the coding sequence ATGGGCCAAGCGAGACTGAAAGCCGTCAATACGCCCCGTGAACTCGGCGCCAAGACTGGGTCGGGCGGAAAGCCTCTTACTCCACCAATTTCGCTGGATTCGCCAAAACAGAAAACTGGAAGTAAGCCATATCCGGATACCGGGTTGCCTGAGTTTCTGGACCGCGCGCTGAAAGCCCGAATGGCGAGAGTTACAAAGGGCCTGTCGCCCGCGGCGCTTGCTGGTGCCTATCTGGACTGGATCGTGCATCTGGCGACATCACCCGGCAAGCAGATCGAACTGTCGGAAAACGCGTATCGGAAATGGCTGCGGCTTTCACGCCATGCGGCGACCTGCTCTGTTAACAGCAATGACACCGCTCCGTGCATCGAGCCATTGCCGCAAGACCGGCGGTTCCGCAGCGACGCCTGGCAGAAATGGCCTTACAACCTGATCTACCAGTCTTTCCTGCTCAATCAGCAATGGTGGTACAACGCGACAACAGGCGTGCGCGGTGTAACCAGACAGCACGAAAACGTCATGGAATTCGCAACCCGGCAAATCCTCGATATGTTTTCACCGTCGAACTATCTTCTGACCAATCCGGAAGTGCAGGAAAGAACCCTGAAGGAAGGCGGGTTGAACCTGCTCCGCGGCTTTCAGAACTGGCTCGACGATCTGGATCGACTGCAAAGCGGCAAGCCCCCCGCCGGGGCCAAAGCATTCCGGCCCGGTCAGGAAGTTGCCGTGACACCCGGCAAAGTGGTCTATCGCAACCATCTGATCGAACTCATACAGTACACGCCAACCACGGACACCGTCAGGCCGGAACCGATCCTGATCGTGCCGGCGTGGATCATGAAGTACTACATCCTCGATCTTTCGCCGGAAAACTCGATGGTGAAGTTCCTGGTCGACCAAGGCTATACGGTCTTCATGATCTCGTGGCGCAACCCGAGCGCCGAGGATCGCGATCTGGGGCTGGACGACTACCGAAAGATGGGCGTCGTGGATGCAATCGGCGCGGTGCAGGGCATTGTGCCGGATCAAAAAATCCACGGCGTCGGGTATTGCCTCGGTGGCACGTTGCTTTCAATTTCCGCCGCAACCATGGGCCGCGACGGCGGCGATCCGTTCGCATCACTCAGCTATCTTGCCTCGCAAATCGACTTCACCGAGCCAGGCGAACTGCAGCTGTTCATCAACGAAAGCCAGCTTACATTCCTTGAAGACATGATGTGGGATCACGGATACCTCGATACCACCCAGATGTCCGGAGCCTTCCAGATGATCGGATCCGCCGATCTGGTCTGGTCGCGGAGTCTCCATAGCTACCTGATGGGCGACGAACCGGCGATGTTCGACCTTCTGGCCTGGAACGCGGATGGCACGCGGATGCCATACCGGATGCATTCGGAATACCTTCGGTCGCTCTACCTGAACAACGAACTGACCGAAGGGGCGTTCGTTGTCGAGGGACGTCCGATTTCGGTGACTGACATCCGGGTTCCGGTGTTTTCCGTCGGCACGGTCAAGGACCACGTGGCACCCTGGCCATCGGTCTACAAGATGCATCTCTATCTCGATACCGACCTGACCTTCGTTCTGACCAGCGGCGGGCACAACGCCGGTATCGTGTCCGAACCGGGACACAGGAACCGCAGCTATCAGATTGCCACCGCGCGGCATGGTGATCGCTATGTCGATCCCGAGACATGGGCCGCACAAACACCGAAGAAGGATGGCTCGTGGTGGCTGGAATGGATGTCCTGGCTTGGGGAACGGTCAGGCAAGCCTGTCCCCCCGCCCGCCATGGGCAACGCCTTGACCGACGCGCCGGGGACGTACGTTCACCAGAAATAG
- a CDS encoding Lrp/AsnC family transcriptional regulator, with protein sequence MYVAQSNSRKKEKEPSNLRSKESVLDSIDAAILRELCADARIPRAELSRRVGLSAPSVGDRVRRLEDIGIITGYGARIDPARLGYGLTILIRARPLPGEMANMIEAIQDTPQIVACDRVSGEDCFVARAHVRDVAEMEAVIDRIVPFGATNSSIVQSSPVEERLVEL encoded by the coding sequence ATGTATGTGGCGCAATCAAACTCCCGAAAGAAGGAAAAAGAACCCTCAAACCTTCGATCCAAAGAAAGCGTTCTCGACAGCATCGATGCGGCGATTCTGCGCGAACTCTGTGCTGACGCCCGTATTCCACGCGCGGAACTGTCCCGCCGCGTCGGCCTCTCTGCCCCGAGTGTGGGAGACCGTGTGCGGCGTCTCGAAGATATCGGTATCATCACCGGATACGGGGCGCGCATCGACCCCGCGCGTCTCGGCTATGGTTTGACGATCTTGATCCGTGCCCGCCCTTTGCCGGGTGAAATGGCAAATATGATCGAAGCCATTCAGGACACGCCTCAAATTGTCGCTTGCGACCGTGTGTCAGGTGAAGACTGCTTCGTCGCGCGTGCGCACGTCCGTGACGTCGCGGAAATGGAAGCGGTCATCGACCGGATCGTGCCCTTCGGCGCGACGAACTCTTCAATCGTGCAATCGTCACCTGTAGAAGAGCGATTGGTTGAACTCTGA
- a CDS encoding acetate/propionate family kinase, protein MTDVVLVLNAGSSSIKFAVYPSGTNTVPLIRGKVAGVGRDPVFSAVRADGTAIDMVMPKNIDAAADHEALISLLLDWLAEHRADRRLVAVGHRVVHGGRDFLKPVIVDDSVLSQLEQLIPLAPLHQPHNLAAIRAISRLQPTVPQVACFDTSFHQTQDRLAQLFALPRDLSDEGIIRYGFHGLSYEYIAGILPDHLGERAEGRVIVAHLGNGASMCAMKNRQSVATSMGFTALDGLMMGRRCGALDAGVVLYLMQSKGLNATEIETLLYRRCGLLGVSGISNNMRELERSDDPKAREAIELFCFRAASVLGGLVTALGGLDAIVFTAGIGENSALVRKLICDRLACFGVDLDPNSNEGNSPRIGSVQSSIDVLVLPTDEEIVISNATNETVALG, encoded by the coding sequence ATGACGGACGTAGTACTGGTTCTCAATGCCGGTTCGTCGAGTATCAAGTTCGCCGTCTACCCGAGTGGTACGAACACGGTTCCCCTGATCCGCGGCAAGGTGGCCGGTGTCGGACGTGATCCCGTCTTCTCCGCAGTTCGCGCGGACGGTACTGCAATCGACATGGTCATGCCAAAGAACATCGACGCCGCAGCCGATCATGAAGCGTTGATATCACTCCTTCTGGATTGGCTGGCAGAGCATCGCGCGGACAGAAGACTTGTCGCCGTCGGGCACAGAGTCGTTCACGGTGGACGTGATTTCCTCAAGCCGGTTATCGTCGATGACTCAGTTCTGAGCCAGTTGGAACAACTGATTCCGCTCGCACCGCTGCATCAGCCGCACAACCTTGCTGCCATCCGCGCAATATCGCGGTTGCAGCCGACAGTACCCCAGGTCGCCTGCTTCGACACGAGCTTTCACCAGACCCAGGACCGGCTTGCCCAACTATTCGCCCTGCCTCGGGATCTGAGCGATGAAGGCATTATCCGCTATGGCTTTCACGGGCTGTCCTATGAGTATATCGCAGGAATTCTGCCCGATCATCTTGGCGAAAGGGCCGAGGGCCGGGTGATCGTTGCTCATCTCGGTAACGGCGCCAGCATGTGCGCGATGAAGAACCGGCAAAGTGTCGCGACAAGCATGGGGTTTACGGCGCTTGACGGGCTGATGATGGGGCGGCGCTGTGGCGCGCTCGACGCGGGCGTCGTTCTCTACCTCATGCAAAGCAAGGGTCTGAACGCGACCGAGATCGAAACGCTGCTCTATCGACGCTGCGGCCTTCTCGGTGTCTCGGGGATCAGCAACAACATGCGGGAGCTGGAACGGAGCGACGACCCGAAGGCCCGCGAGGCGATCGAGCTATTCTGCTTCCGGGCGGCGAGCGTTCTTGGCGGCCTGGTCACGGCGCTTGGCGGGCTTGACGCGATCGTTTTCACTGCAGGGATTGGAGAGAATTCGGCGCTGGTTCGCAAATTGATTTGTGACCGGCTTGCGTGTTTTGGCGTCGATCTGGATCCAAACAGCAATGAAGGCAACTCGCCTCGCATTGGTTCGGTGCAATCTTCTATTGACGTGCTTGTTCTGCCGACCGACGAAGAAATCGTCATATCCAATGCCACGAACGAAACGGTCGCGCTCGGGTAG
- a CDS encoding YggT family protein has protein sequence MQSLFQILMLILDVIWFFILAHVIMSWLINFQVLNMRQQLVAQIWYGLNRVLEPIYGPIRRILPPMGGLDLTPLVVLLAIMALRIVLINNAALFY, from the coding sequence ATGCAGTCGCTGTTTCAAATCCTGATGCTGATCCTGGATGTGATCTGGTTCTTCATCCTGGCCCATGTGATCATGAGCTGGCTGATCAACTTTCAGGTCCTGAACATGCGCCAGCAGCTGGTGGCGCAGATCTGGTACGGGCTGAACCGGGTGCTGGAGCCGATCTATGGCCCAATCCGCCGGATATTGCCGCCGATGGGCGGGCTCGACCTGACCCCGCTGGTGGTGCTGCTGGCGATCATGGCGCTGCGCATCGTGCTGATCAACAACGCGGCACTGTTCTATTGA
- the mepA gene encoding penicillin-insensitive murein endopeptidase: MGAVPAQAEPLAKELFGAQKSASRQKPAAYGSYAKGCAAGLEQLPETGPTWQAMRLSRNRNWGHPETIDFIRDLSGFAARQKGWSGLYIGDISQPRGGPMLTGHRSHQLGLDIDIWMLQANNLRLSGQHRENISSISLRRAKGAYVNDNWTRQHHAIMREAARDKRVARIFVFPGAKVWMCNNEKGDRSYLRKIRPWWGHHYHFHVRLSCPRGSRGCVDQTPPPQGDGCAEAQEWVNNILNPPPPKPRDPNAPPPKKRREYVLADLPKQCASVLRSQ; this comes from the coding sequence CTGGGCGCGGTACCTGCCCAAGCCGAACCGCTGGCAAAGGAGCTGTTTGGCGCGCAGAAAAGCGCCTCTCGGCAGAAACCCGCCGCTTATGGCAGCTATGCCAAGGGCTGCGCCGCCGGGCTCGAGCAACTGCCCGAAACCGGCCCCACCTGGCAGGCGATGCGCCTGAGCCGCAACCGCAACTGGGGCCACCCCGAGACCATCGACTTTATCCGTGATCTGAGCGGCTTTGCCGCCCGGCAGAAAGGCTGGAGCGGGCTCTATATCGGCGATATCAGCCAGCCGCGTGGCGGGCCGATGCTGACCGGGCATCGCAGCCACCAACTGGGGCTGGATATCGACATCTGGATGCTGCAGGCCAACAACCTGCGTTTGTCGGGTCAGCATCGCGAAAACATCTCGTCGATTTCGCTGCGCCGGGCCAAGGGGGCCTATGTCAACGACAACTGGACCCGCCAGCATCATGCGATCATGCGCGAGGCGGCGCGCGACAAGCGGGTGGCGCGCATCTTTGTCTTTCCCGGTGCCAAGGTCTGGATGTGCAACAACGAAAAGGGCGACCGCTCCTATTTGCGCAAGATCCGGCCCTGGTGGGGACATCATTACCATTTCCATGTGCGGCTGAGCTGTCCGCGTGGCTCGCGCGGCTGCGTCGATCAGACCCCGCCGCCGCAGGGGGATGGCTGTGCCGAGGCGCAGGAATGGGTCAACAACATCCTGAACCCGCCGCCCCCGAAGCCGCGTGACCCCAACGCGCCGCCACCCAAGAAACGCCGCGAATACGTGCTGGCCGACCTGCCGAAGCAATGCGCCTCCGTCTTGCGCTCGCAATAG
- a CDS encoding bifunctional enoyl-CoA hydratase/phosphate acetyltransferase, whose amino-acid sequence MQYIENKTFDEIRIGDSAELTRKLKADDIELFAVMSGDVNPAHVDEEYARSDMFHEVVAHGMWGGALISAVLGTELPGPGTIYLNQNLSFRRPVGLGDTVTVRVTVASKDAGTKRLKLDCLCVNQDGETVIKGQAEVIAPSEKVRRPRVVLPDVHLHERGARYRDLIAATHAMAPVRTAIVHPCDALSLTGALEAASQGLIVPILVAPRVKLEAVAEEAGLVLDGVEIVDVPHSHAAAERAVALVRCGKAEALMKGKLHTDELMDPVVDRDTGLRSERRMSHIFALDVPHYPKPLFVTDAAINIFPDLDTKRDIVQNAIDLAQALGIDRPKVAILSAVETVYPKIPSTIEAAALCKMWDRGQITGGVLDGPLAFDNAVSKSAAKAKGIVSEVAGDADILVVPDLEAGNMIAKQLIHLAGAEAAGIVLGARVPIILTSRADGVMSRLASSAMAQLYIHHAKKVVS is encoded by the coding sequence ATGCAGTACATCGAAAACAAGACGTTCGACGAAATCAGGATTGGCGACAGTGCCGAACTGACCCGCAAGCTAAAGGCCGATGACATCGAGCTTTTCGCGGTGATGTCGGGCGATGTGAACCCGGCCCATGTCGATGAGGAATACGCCAGGTCGGACATGTTTCACGAAGTCGTCGCACACGGCATGTGGGGCGGCGCGCTGATTTCGGCGGTTCTGGGCACCGAACTTCCCGGCCCCGGCACGATCTACCTCAACCAGAACCTCAGCTTTCGCCGCCCCGTGGGGTTGGGCGATACCGTGACGGTTCGCGTGACCGTGGCCTCGAAGGATGCCGGGACCAAGCGGCTGAAGCTTGACTGCCTTTGCGTCAATCAGGACGGAGAGACCGTTATCAAAGGGCAGGCCGAGGTCATCGCGCCGTCCGAGAAGGTCCGTCGCCCCCGCGTGGTCCTGCCCGACGTGCATCTGCACGAACGGGGCGCGCGCTATCGCGACCTGATCGCGGCGACACATGCGATGGCGCCGGTGCGCACCGCCATTGTCCATCCCTGCGACGCTCTGTCACTGACCGGCGCGCTGGAGGCGGCAAGCCAGGGGCTGATCGTCCCGATCCTCGTCGCACCCAGGGTGAAACTCGAAGCCGTGGCCGAAGAGGCCGGCCTTGTCCTTGACGGTGTCGAGATCGTGGATGTCCCGCACAGCCACGCGGCCGCCGAACGGGCTGTCGCGCTGGTCCGCTGCGGCAAGGCCGAAGCGTTGATGAAAGGCAAGTTGCACACCGACGAATTGATGGATCCGGTGGTTGACCGCGACACGGGCCTGCGCAGCGAACGCCGGATGAGTCATATTTTCGCTCTCGACGTGCCGCACTATCCCAAGCCTCTTTTCGTGACCGACGCGGCGATCAACATCTTTCCCGACCTCGATACCAAGCGAGACATCGTGCAAAACGCCATCGATCTGGCGCAGGCGCTGGGGATCGACCGGCCAAAGGTCGCGATCCTTTCTGCGGTGGAAACGGTCTATCCCAAGATCCCGTCCACTATCGAGGCCGCTGCACTGTGCAAGATGTGGGACCGTGGCCAGATCACCGGCGGCGTGCTCGACGGCCCCTTGGCCTTCGACAACGCCGTGTCGAAGTCAGCGGCAAAGGCCAAGGGCATCGTCTCGGAAGTGGCGGGCGATGCCGATATCCTCGTCGTGCCTGATCTCGAGGCGGGCAACATGATCGCCAAGCAACTGATCCATCTTGCGGGTGCCGAGGCTGCAGGGATTGTCCTCGGCGCTCGCGTACCGATCATTCTGACCAGCCGGGCGGATGGCGTGATGTCGCGGCTCGCATCATCGGCAATGGCACAGCTTTACATCCACCACGCGAAAAAGGTCGTGTCATGA
- a CDS encoding MFS transporter, with protein sequence MADISARKRIWGWYFFDWASQPYHTLLVTFVFSPFFAAVAADYFLGQGMADEAAKAQAQVVWSQCLTITGLIIGFGAPFLGAMADISGRRMTWITLFCGMYVVGAWGLWYMDPTGGNLWWMMASFGIGFIGAEYALIFINAQLPSLGTKEEVGQISGSGFAFGYLGGVVALFIMLLLFVEQGNGKTLVGLDPVLGLDPDTREGTRAVGPFTALWFVIFMIPYFLWVREPAGSGRRGSFAEAVAMVVQSVKNLRHRGSLASYLASSMFYRDALNGLYGFGGVYARLVLGWEITMIGVFGIIAAISAAAFSWLGGLADRRVGPKPVIVGSILVLILVCATIVGMDRTQIFGIPLAEGSGLPDFVFFFCGVLIGGFGGIVQAASRSLMVRHTDPEMPTESFGLYGLSGRATAFLAPALIGAATAATGSARLGVSPVVGLFILGLILLIWVKPQGDQK encoded by the coding sequence ATGGCGGATATCTCGGCGCGCAAGCGTATCTGGGGCTGGTATTTCTTCGACTGGGCCAGCCAACCCTATCACACCCTGCTTGTGACCTTTGTGTTCAGCCCGTTCTTTGCCGCGGTGGCGGCGGATTACTTCCTGGGTCAGGGGATGGCGGACGAGGCCGCCAAGGCGCAGGCCCAGGTGGTCTGGTCGCAATGTCTGACCATCACCGGGCTGATCATCGGTTTCGGCGCACCCTTTCTGGGGGCAATGGCCGATATCTCGGGCCGGCGCATGACCTGGATCACGCTGTTCTGCGGCATGTATGTCGTCGGTGCCTGGGGCCTGTGGTACATGGATCCGACTGGTGGCAACCTGTGGTGGATGATGGCCAGTTTCGGCATCGGTTTCATCGGTGCAGAATATGCGCTGATCTTCATCAATGCACAGCTCCCCTCGCTAGGCACCAAGGAGGAGGTGGGCCAGATCTCGGGATCGGGGTTTGCCTTTGGGTATCTCGGCGGGGTGGTGGCGCTGTTCATCATGCTGCTGCTCTTTGTCGAGCAGGGCAATGGCAAGACGCTGGTCGGGCTCGACCCGGTATTGGGTCTTGATCCGGATACCCGCGAGGGGACACGCGCCGTTGGCCCGTTCACCGCGCTCTGGTTCGTGATCTTCATGATCCCCTATTTCCTGTGGGTGCGCGAACCCGCCGGCAGCGGACGGCGCGGCAGTTTTGCCGAAGCGGTTGCGATGGTGGTGCAATCGGTCAAGAACCTGCGCCACCGAGGCAGCCTGGCCAGCTATCTGGCGTCGTCGATGTTTTATCGCGATGCGCTCAACGGGCTTTACGGCTTTGGCGGGGTCTATGCCCGGCTGGTGCTGGGCTGGGAGATCACGATGATCGGCGTGTTCGGCATCATCGCGGCGATCTCGGCGGCGGCGTTCAGCTGGCTGGGCGGGCTGGCGGATCGCAGGGTGGGGCCAAAACCGGTCATCGTCGGCTCGATCCTGGTGCTGATCCTGGTCTGCGCCACCATTGTGGGCATGGACCGGACCCAGATATTCGGCATCCCGCTGGCCGAGGGCTCGGGCCTGCCCGATTTCGTCTTCTTCTTCTGCGGCGTGTTGATCGGCGGGTTCGGCGGTATCGTGCAGGCGGCCAGCCGGTCGTTGATGGTGCGCCATACCGATCCCGAAATGCCCACCGAAAGCTTTGGTCTTTACGGCCTGTCCGGCCGGGCCACCGCCTTTCTGGCGCCTGCCCTGATCGGCGCCGCGACAGCGGCGACAGGCTCGGCGCGCTTGGGGGTTTCGCCGGTCGTCGGCTTGTTTATTCTGGGCTTGATCCTGTTGATTTGGGTGAAACCGCAAGGGGACCAGAAATAG
- the fabI gene encoding enoyl-ACP reductase FabI, with product MGLLDGKRGLVVGIANERSIASGCAQAFHREGAELAVTYLNEKARPFVQPVAEALDAEIFMPLDVTADAEMDALFEAIASSWGRLDFILHSVAYCPKEDLHGNVLDCSREGFSAAMDISVHSFMRLARRARPLMQNGGCLLTVSYYGAEKVVDHYNVMGPVKAALESTVKYMAAELGPEGIRVNALSPGPLMTRAASGIAHFDALIDEARARAPQQRLVTIEDVGNMAAGLVSDAARNVTGNISYVDAGYHVMS from the coding sequence ATGGGCTTGCTTGACGGAAAGCGCGGTCTCGTGGTCGGGATCGCCAACGAACGCTCGATCGCCAGCGGTTGCGCGCAAGCCTTCCATCGGGAAGGTGCCGAACTTGCGGTTACTTATCTCAACGAAAAGGCGCGGCCGTTCGTGCAACCGGTCGCCGAGGCGCTGGACGCTGAAATCTTCATGCCGCTGGATGTCACAGCCGATGCGGAGATGGATGCGCTGTTCGAGGCCATTGCCTCCTCATGGGGGCGCCTCGATTTCATCCTGCACTCGGTCGCCTACTGTCCGAAGGAAGATCTGCACGGAAATGTTCTCGATTGTTCGCGGGAAGGCTTTAGCGCGGCGATGGACATTTCGGTTCACTCGTTCATGCGGCTTGCTCGCAGGGCACGACCGCTGATGCAGAACGGCGGTTGCCTGCTGACGGTCAGCTATTACGGCGCAGAAAAGGTGGTCGACCATTACAATGTGATGGGTCCGGTCAAGGCCGCCCTGGAATCGACTGTCAAATACATGGCGGCTGAACTCGGACCGGAAGGCATCCGGGTCAATGCGCTGTCGCCGGGCCCGCTGATGACCCGTGCCGCCTCTGGCATTGCACATTTCGATGCGCTGATCGACGAGGCACGCGCGCGCGCGCCGCAGCAGCGGCTGGTGACCATCGAGGATGTCGGCAACATGGCCGCGGGCCTTGTGAGCGATGCCGCGCGCAATGTGACCGGCAACATTTCTTACGTCGACGCCGGATATCATGTCATGTCCTGA
- a CDS encoding EamA family transporter, with protein MSRMSEAVPPHAWFGVSAVFHYLGPAFAVLLFPVVGVLGVAWFRIASAALIFAPITKPWRTFKTSTPRERLLLLALGGCLAVMNSSFYLALDRLPISLVAAIEFMGTIGIALWGLRTGRNYLAFALAIIGVALLIDVASLRAMDGPDPTSDLLGLFWALLNGSLFVLYIILGHKISEGGASGGVERLGAAMTAAFIFVMPLGFLQALEAFGAPLLVLAGIGVGICSSVIPYVCDQLAMARLPRASFAFLLALLPATATIIGAVVLRQIPSAMDVLGVALVMIGVAVHKPAPMASRAAAEMGSAS; from the coding sequence ATGTCCCGCATGTCAGAGGCCGTTCCTCCACACGCATGGTTCGGCGTCTCAGCCGTTTTCCACTATCTCGGCCCCGCTTTCGCGGTGTTGTTGTTTCCGGTGGTTGGTGTGCTTGGTGTCGCCTGGTTTCGTATCGCCTCGGCCGCCTTGATCTTCGCCCCGATCACGAAGCCCTGGCGGACCTTCAAGACATCGACGCCTCGTGAGCGTCTTCTTCTGCTGGCGCTTGGTGGTTGCCTCGCCGTGATGAACAGCTCTTTCTATCTGGCGCTCGACCGCCTGCCGATCTCTCTGGTCGCCGCCATCGAGTTCATGGGCACCATCGGTATCGCTCTTTGGGGTCTGCGCACGGGCCGCAACTATCTGGCTTTCGCCCTTGCCATCATTGGAGTGGCGCTCCTGATCGACGTAGCCTCACTTCGGGCTATGGACGGGCCGGACCCCACGTCTGACCTTCTCGGACTGTTCTGGGCGTTGCTGAACGGCTCGCTATTCGTCCTCTACATCATCCTCGGCCACAAGATTTCGGAAGGTGGCGCTTCGGGCGGTGTGGAGCGGCTAGGCGCTGCCATGACAGCGGCTTTCATCTTCGTGATGCCCCTCGGGTTCCTGCAAGCCCTCGAAGCGTTTGGTGCGCCCTTGCTGGTGCTGGCCGGGATCGGTGTCGGTATCTGTTCCTCGGTCATCCCGTATGTCTGCGACCAGCTCGCCATGGCCCGCTTGCCACGCGCCAGCTTCGCATTCCTGCTCGCTCTCTTGCCTGCGACCGCCACGATCATCGGCGCAGTCGTCCTGCGTCAAATTCCGAGCGCGATGGACGTCCTGGGCGTCGCCCTTGTCATGATCGGCGTGGCCGTTCACAAACCCGCGCCGATGGCTTCGCGTGCGGCGGCGGAGATGGGTTCGGCGTCGTGA